A segment of the Candidatus Andeanibacterium colombiense genome:
TCGCGGGTGACGCGGTCGGGAAGGTTCGGGATGCCGCCCGGATGCAGCGGGGCCGCGCGGCCCGAGAACCGCGTGACCGCCAGATCGAAGCTGCCCCAGAACAGATGGACCGGGCTGACCTTGCCGAGGAAGGCGGTGCGAAACTCGCTGAAGACCCGGTCGATCCGCACCAGCGCGCGATGGAATCGGGCCACCGCATCGGCGTTCCAGGGCCGCTCCGCGGTATCCTCCGCGAACGGAAGGGCATCCGGCAGCTCATTGGGCGAACCATTGTATCGAGGCGTTCCGCCCACCTCGGCGATCATCTCCCTGAACTTGCCGTCGAACCCCGCGACCGACATCGGCTCCAACGCGAAGCCGGCACTTTTGCCGTCAGCGCTCGACAGGACCACCCGCTGCCGCTGCAGATCCAGCAGCACCGTCACGCCGGGACCGTCCGGGATCAGGCCGGTCGATAGACCCTCCGCATTGACGTAGAGCGTCGCATGCCACGAATGATTGACCCACGGGGTGTGGGCCAGCCGATATTTCCCGACGATCTGCGTAAACAGATGCAGCGCGGCGCAGGTGTCCTTCCACGCTTCGAACGGGATGGCGGGCCAGTCGGCATTGTTGGTCATGGTGTATTCTTTTACGATACTGAAGCGTGTCCGCAACCGACCCATGCGGACGTTAGGCTTCTTCTCCCGTTGACGGGAGAAGGATAGCAAAGCTTGCTCCGGAACGGAGCTAGCGGCGCTTGGATGAGTGCTGCCTTCGCTTACCCTCGATCTGTGACCATCGGCATACCTGCTCTCGCAAGTTCAAAAAAGGCAGCCCTCATCCAACTCCGGCTAGGCCACAAGCGGCCAAGCCTGCGTATCCTTCTCCCGTCAACGGGAGAAGGATACGCAGGCCGTTTTCCACCCAATCCCGGTCATTCGAACGCGGACCGACCCGAAGTTGCCTTCAGGCCCAGCATTTCCGGTGCTATCCAGTGCCGCGAGGAACTCCCGCTCACCCCGCCCTCAGCACCGCCGCCCCGGCCTTGCCTTCGTCGCTGAGGTAGGGCGCCAGCGCGCGCCACGGCACGACGTAGCTGTCCGCGCAGGCCTGGATCACATGCGGCAGGCTCGGGATCAGTTGCAGCCCGTCCTTCGCCAGCCCGAGATACCAGAACTCGGCGTCGCGGGTCGCGGCGGGGCAGTCGGGGTCCGCGTCTCCGGCATCGGCCGACGCATATTCCAACGTCAGGTCGCGCAGCGGCGGGAGGAGCTTGTCGTAGCCGTCTTCGGGCTTGTCGCCGGCAACGTGCTCGACCGCCTTCGCATTGAGCCAGCGGAACAGGTTCACTTCCG
Coding sequences within it:
- a CDS encoding DUF5996 family protein, with amino-acid sequence MTNNADWPAIPFEAWKDTCAALHLFTQIVGKYRLAHTPWVNHSWHATLYVNAEGLSTGLIPDGPGVTVLLDLQRQRVVLSSADGKSAGFALEPMSVAGFDGKFREMIAEVGGTPRYNGSPNELPDALPFAEDTAERPWNADAVARFHRALVRIDRVFSEFRTAFLGKVSPVHLFWGSFDLAVTRFSGRAAPLHPGGIPNLPDRVTREAYSHEVSSAGFWPGGSGIEEPCFYSYAYPAPEGFADQAVQPDAARFDRALGEFVLTYEAVRSSPDPRQTLLEFLQSTFENAATLADWDDGLTCAIGRKGIPRRVG